The following are encoded in a window of Candidatus Cloacimonadota bacterium genomic DNA:
- a CDS encoding Do family serine endopeptidase, whose product MKFSKYLLLLLMVISLSSCAHARTSMVGADGQSPVVKVVRDVREAVVQIKVEAQVSTRQNTNPFFNDDPFFRFFFPSPQRQRQVTSMGSGFIFEYNEGTREAFIMTNNHVAERGRDGKITVTLADKKTYSASVVGLDSNTDVAVIKIKLDEDEEVTIAPLGDSSKLEIGEWAIAIGNPFAEGLERTVTLGVISALGRYDIINGENSPLYQDFIQTDAAINPGNSGGPLLNINGEVIGINTAITSTSGGNIGIGFAIPINLAKRVVEDLIASGRVQRAYIGILPQEITADLVEAFSLDEVSGVLIAKVEKDSPAEDAGLKAGDVILEISGEKVSNVARFRIAVATAKIGSKLPIDILRDKKLKTVYVTLEAFPEDSVAMGETDGVKTAISTGIGVESTDGALAKRMNLNTDKGVVVSSVDPNSPASQAGLQVGMVILMIDDTEVNSVSEFNSTLSAAKESMEADGRKTIRLYVTDRNQVPRFMVLRFE is encoded by the coding sequence ATGAAATTTTCGAAGTATCTATTATTACTGCTGATGGTTATCAGCCTAAGTAGTTGCGCACATGCACGAACCAGCATGGTTGGCGCTGATGGACAAAGCCCGGTGGTTAAAGTTGTACGGGATGTGCGAGAAGCAGTTGTCCAAATAAAAGTGGAAGCTCAGGTAAGTACTCGCCAGAATACTAATCCTTTCTTCAACGATGATCCTTTCTTTAGGTTCTTTTTCCCCAGTCCCCAACGTCAACGTCAGGTTACATCAATGGGCAGCGGATTCATCTTTGAGTATAATGAAGGAACCCGAGAAGCATTTATCATGACTAATAATCACGTTGCAGAGCGAGGCAGAGATGGTAAAATCACTGTTACGCTGGCGGACAAAAAAACCTATTCTGCCTCTGTGGTTGGGTTGGATTCTAATACAGACGTCGCCGTAATCAAGATAAAACTGGATGAAGATGAAGAGGTAACGATTGCCCCTTTGGGAGATTCATCTAAATTGGAGATTGGCGAATGGGCTATCGCCATTGGAAATCCCTTTGCCGAAGGTTTGGAGCGCACTGTTACATTGGGCGTGATTTCAGCCCTAGGGCGTTATGATATCATCAATGGAGAAAACTCTCCTCTGTATCAAGATTTTATTCAAACAGATGCCGCAATAAACCCGGGGAACAGTGGCGGGCCCCTACTAAACATTAATGGTGAAGTAATTGGCATCAATACTGCTATCACTAGCACCAGTGGCGGAAACATCGGAATTGGTTTTGCAATTCCCATCAATTTGGCAAAACGTGTGGTAGAAGATCTTATTGCCAGCGGAAGAGTACAACGAGCTTATATTGGCATTCTACCTCAAGAAATTACTGCGGATTTGGTGGAAGCCTTTAGCCTCGATGAGGTTTCCGGAGTATTAATTGCCAAAGTTGAAAAGGATAGTCCTGCAGAAGATGCCGGTCTTAAAGCTGGAGACGTGATATTGGAGATCTCCGGAGAGAAAGTGAGTAATGTTGCACGTTTCCGCATTGCGGTAGCGACCGCTAAGATAGGCTCTAAGCTCCCCATCGATATCTTGAGAGACAAAAAGCTAAAAACGGTATATGTTACTCTGGAAGCATTTCCCGAAGATAGTGTAGCAATGGGCGAAACCGACGGCGTAAAAACAGCTATTTCTACCGGTATCGGAGTTGAGAGTACGGACGGAGCGCTTGCCAAACGCATGAACTTAAACACAGATAAAGGCGTAGTAGTAAGCTCTGTAGACCCAAACTCTCCCGCCTCTCAAGCAGGTTTACAGGTAGGAATGGTAATTCTGATGATCGATGATACTGAGGTAAATAGTGTAAGCGAGTTTAATTCTACACTTTCTGCCGCTAAAGAAAGCATGGAAGCAGATGGACGTAAAACAATCCGCCTGTATGTAACCGATCGCAATCAGGTACCCAGATTTATGGTATTACGCTTCGAATAA